GCCCGCGCGTACGGCCCGTACGAGCAGCGGCACAGCGGAATCTGGTTCATGATCGCCGCGCCATCCACCAGCCAGCCGATCACGCCGACATCGGCCCAGGTGAGCGTGGGGTAGTTGAAGATCGACGAATACTTGGCGCGGCCGGTGTGCAGCGCATCGACCAGGTCGTCGCGCGAGGCGTTCAGCGTCTCGGCCGCGCTATATAGATAGAGGCCGTGGCCGGCTTCGTCCTGCACCTTGGCCAGCAGGATGGCCTTGCGCTTGAGCGACGGCGCGCGGCTGATCCAGTTGCCTTCCGGCTGCATGCCGATGATCTCGGAATGCGCGTGCTGCGAGATCTGGCGCACCAGCGTTTTCCGGTACGCCTCGGGCATCCAGTCCATCGGCTCGATCTTGCCGTCCTCGGCCATGCGGGCGTCGAAGGCGGCCTGTCTGGCGCCAGCGTCGGCATGCGGCGCGTCGGGCGCCGGCTGGGGCTGGCCGGGGAGGTCGAGGCTCTGTGTGTACATCGCGTCTCCTTGACTCGTCTTTGGCGGGGGCCGATCGCTGATTGGTATGGGTAGTGGGATCGGGCAGTCTGGCTACTATATAGATAAACCGACCGGTCGGTCAATTTAAGGTTTGTACGATGGACAGGCGCGACAAAACCTGATCAACACGTGAGGCCGGCGCCACGTGTAGTATCGAACTTCATCTTCTTCACGGAGGGCATGACGATGTCTGGCAAGGCTTACAGCAAGATCGCGGTGGCAGTGGACGGCAGCAGCACGTCCGACCTGGCGCTGCAAGAGGCGATTCGCGTGGCCAGCGGGGGCGGCGGTACGATCCTGGCGCTCTACGTGGTCGACAACGGCGTCATGCTGTTCGATGCCGGTTTCTACGACCCGACGCAGATCGAACGGGCCTACGTGGACAGCGGCAAGAAGGCGCTGGAATCGGCCGGGCAACTGCTGGGCAACGCGGGCGTGGCATTCGAGACGCGGCTCGTGACGGAGCCGGCCGTCATTGGCGATATCGCCGGGTCGATCAACGCGGCCGCCAGCGAATGGGGCGCCGACCTGCTGGTGATCGGTACCCATGGCCGACGCGGCGTGCGCCGGCTGGTGCTGGGCAGCGTGGCCGAGGCCGTGATTCGGCAATCGACCATGCCGGTGCTGCTGGTACGCGGCGAGGCAGCGGCCGACTGACGGCGTCGCGCCACCGCGCGGCGGGCGGCCGGGGGTCAGGCTGCCATTAGCCAGCCATCATCCGGCAAAGCGGAAATGTCCGCCGCGCAGCACGATCTCGCGTGCCTCGGTCAGCTCGAATAGCGTTTCGGCCAGTTGCTCGATCCGCTTGCGGTTGGTCGTGAACGCCCGCACAAGATCCTCCTCGCGTGGCGATTGCGCCCCGCAATAGGCTTCCAGCGCCTCCGCCGTGACCGAATATTGCGACCAGTTGCCGTTGACCGTGGCGGGACAGGACAGCGTCAGGCTGGCCCCGCAGTAGGTGGGAACGCTGGTGGGAAAGGTGATATCGGCCATGGCATACCTCGTCTTGCCGGGAACGGGGAAACCGCGAATATCCTTTCAATATAGGCAATTACCGATGCCTGGCAAGCCGCGCACCGGGTGCTGGATCAACCTGCGGCGGCGCCGGGCAGGCGCACGCGCCGCGCCATGGCCTGCTCGGCCGCCAGCCGGCGCAGGCGGGCGACGGTGTCGTGGGCGGCGTCGATATGGCCGTCCGCATAGGTGCACTGCTCGGCCAGGAACTGTTCGAACAACGGGTCGGACGGCGTCAGCGGCATCCGGCGCGCCGGCGCCACGGCAGCGCTGACGCCGGTGCGGCCCGGCCGCACGGCCACTTCGGCCAGCCGGGTTTCCAGATCGGACAGCAGGGTCTGGATGGCCGGCCCCGGCAGCGCGTGGGGCTCGCCCGATTCGGCGCCCGCCCGGACCAGCCCGGCCAGCGACGCCATGCGCCGGGCCGTGGCATGCAGCGCCACGTGGGCGGCGCCCAACTGCGCGTCGAGATCGCCGGCGCACTGTGCCAGCGTCTCCTCGGCCCGCGTCGACGCCCGGCCGGCCGCCACGCGCAGCGCCTCCAGCCGCATCCGGGCCGGCGTGACGGTCCGCGCGCTGCTGATGGCGGCGCGCAGATAGACCGCGTTGACCGACAGCGCATCGAGCGTGTGCCGATAGGCGCGCGACAGCTCCGCGCGCGGCGCCAGCACGTAATAGCTCGCCAGCGCGATCAGGCAGCCAATGGCCGTATCCACGCCGCGCAGCGCCGCCACATGGCTGCTGCTGGACGCCGGCTCGCCGAGCCAGGAAAACAGGATGACCGCCGGCGTCAGGCAGAACGCAAAGCCGCCCGCGCTGCCGGCCAGCCGCAGCGCGTAGGCGGCGGCCAGCCCCAGCGCGCTGAGTCCCAGGGCCAGCACCGGGCTGGGATGGGCCAGCCCCACCGCGCACGCCAGCAGCGCGCCGGCCAGCGACCCGGCAAAGCGCTGGAACGAGATCTGGCGCGTGGTCTGCAGGCGCGGACTCAACACCATGATCACGGTGACGGCGACCCAGTAGCCATGGTCGACCTGCAGCAACTGCGATGGCAGCAGGCTCAAGGCCCCGGCGAACGCCATGCGCAGCGCGTGCCGCGTGACCCGCGCATCGCGGGCGGCAATGTCGGCCAGCGCCTGACCGATCCGGTCGACGACGGTGGCCAGGCCGGCCTTCGGCCATGCGAAGGTGTCGCGCCAGCGATCGAACGGCGGATGCTGGGCCAGCGCGGCCAGCGCCGACTGGTACGCCGGCGGGGCGCCGGCATTGGCACGCTGTCCGATCAGGCGGCGCACATCGCGGTCGAGCATGGCGCTCAGCGCGGGCAGATCCGGGGCATGGCGGGCCAGCGCCTGCCGTACCTGCTCCTGCGTATCGGCCAGGCACCGCGCGGCGTAGGCCAGCGGCAGCGCGTGGTTATCTCCGGCCCGCTCGCGCAGCTCGCCGG
This sequence is a window from Cupriavidus pauculus. Protein-coding genes within it:
- the paaA gene encoding 1,2-phenylacetyl-CoA epoxidase subunit PaaA, whose protein sequence is MYTQSLDLPGQPQPAPDAPHADAGARQAAFDARMAEDGKIEPMDWMPEAYRKTLVRQISQHAHSEIIGMQPEGNWISRAPSLKRKAILLAKVQDEAGHGLYLYSAAETLNASRDDLVDALHTGRAKYSSIFNYPTLTWADVGVIGWLVDGAAIMNQIPLCRCSYGPYARAMIRICKEESFHQRQGFDALLAMMRGTEAQRAMVQDAVDRWWFPVLMMFGPPDAASTNSAQTMAWGIKRISNDDLRQKFVDATVEQAKVLGVTLPDPGLVWNADRAHYDYSPLDWDEFWRVINGDGPCNRERLATRVKAHQDGAWVREAALAHAEKRARRAIAGQTAQAA
- a CDS encoding universal stress protein encodes the protein MSGKAYSKIAVAVDGSSTSDLALQEAIRVASGGGGTILALYVVDNGVMLFDAGFYDPTQIERAYVDSGKKALESAGQLLGNAGVAFETRLVTEPAVIGDIAGSINAAASEWGADLLVIGTHGRRGVRRLVLGSVAEAVIRQSTMPVLLVRGEAAAD
- a CDS encoding DUF1488 domain-containing protein, translating into MADITFPTSVPTYCGASLTLSCPATVNGNWSQYSVTAEALEAYCGAQSPREEDLVRAFTTNRKRIEQLAETLFELTEAREIVLRGGHFRFAG
- a CDS encoding FUSC family protein; this encodes MRRPLRLPSFWLDAAFVQRGVVYALSFFALAGIGWLTGDQGYLWSATASIWTCLADRQGTAASRIRGLGAVGIGGAAASLIGASLAHSPLAALAVVIAAGVIAGLAELRGPAAALWFKLLYVVLIAACLQPVGDAAVLAHAGAAAVDYLRGGVFACLMCLVLVPSQRDARPRPEIIAVYDALQRFADCLAAPTPGDTAPHKKEIRERIEAGRAAVAARRGLVDPVGMLHYAYSLAVADAMFALLIVAGELRERAGDNHALPLAYAARCLADTQEQVRQALARHAPDLPALSAMLDRDVRRLIGQRANAGAPPAYQSALAALAQHPPFDRWRDTFAWPKAGLATVVDRIGQALADIAARDARVTRHALRMAFAGALSLLPSQLLQVDHGYWVAVTVIMVLSPRLQTTRQISFQRFAGSLAGALLACAVGLAHPSPVLALGLSALGLAAAYALRLAGSAGGFAFCLTPAVILFSWLGEPASSSSHVAALRGVDTAIGCLIALASYYVLAPRAELSRAYRHTLDALSVNAVYLRAAISSARTVTPARMRLEALRVAAGRASTRAEETLAQCAGDLDAQLGAAHVALHATARRMASLAGLVRAGAESGEPHALPGPAIQTLLSDLETRLAEVAVRPGRTGVSAAVAPARRMPLTPSDPLFEQFLAEQCTYADGHIDAAHDTVARLRRLAAEQAMARRVRLPGAAAG